The Polyangium aurulentum genomic interval GCATGGCCTCGTAGCTCTTGCCCACATTCGATTGAACGAGCGCCCCGCGGCGCTTGGAGAGGAGATCGTCGAGCCCGAGCTTGAGGTCGGGGAGGTTCAATACACGAAAACGTCGCATCTGGTCAGGGTGAACATTTCCGTGAGGAACGGCAAGGGGGGGACGGGCACGGCTCGTCGACAGAGCACGAATACGACCCAGGTCACCCCGACGGCTCGTCGACGAGCCGCAAAGACCACCCGGGTCATCCCGACGGCCTGTCGACCAGCCACAAAGATGACCCGGGTCATCCCGACGCCCTGTCGACCAGCCGCGAAGACCACCCGGGTCAACCCAACGGCCTGGCGAGGAGTGCGCTAGACTACCAAGGTCATCCTTTCGGGCGGTCGGCGAGGGATCGGGATGACCCGGGTCATGTCCGCGGCCTGCGGACGAGGCGAGGGGATGATGGGGGTGAAGTCGGCGGCCTGCGGGCGGGGCGAGGGGCTTGTATCAGGCCGCCTGGGGGGAGGGAGCGCGCGTCAATCCGTCCACTGGTGGGTCTCTTCGGGCTTGCCGCCGAATTGCGCGAACTGGACGGTCGTCGTGGGACACCGCCGCTTGCTGCGCACGTATTCGCGCACGCCGTCGGCGGCGAAGAAGCGGGTCATGGCGTGGTGCAGCTCGGGGTGCTCCTCGACGAGCCCGGGGTGCAGGGGCAGGAGCTGCTCGAGCGCGTAGGCCATCATGGCGTCGGCCAGGGTGTAGCGGCCGGGCAGGACCCAGTGCTCGGGGTCGGCGCGCATCTTCGTGAAGTACCCGGCCAGGCTCGCGAGCTTCACGCGCGTGGCCTCGCGGTGCTCGGCGCGGCGCTCGTGGAACTGCGGGTCCCACACGAACTTGGCGGCGTCGACGTACAGCTCCTGGCCGGTCTCGAACACCTCGTCCACGCGCGCGCTCTCCTCGAGCGTATTGCCAAGGAGCCCGAGCTTGCGGGCGACGTAGCGGTGAATCGTGCACGACTGGCAGAGGGACAGCCCGCCGTCCTCGAGGAGGGGCAGTTGCCCGAACGGCGTACGCGCGCGCACGGGCGCACGGGCTTCGTCGCTCATCCACGCCTCGAGGGGCGTGGCCACGTATTCGTAAGGCGTGCGGGTCATCTCGAGCATGAGCCGCGTCGGCTCCACGCGGCCGCGGGCATCGAAGTAGGTGAGCTTCATGGGCCCGTGGCTATCACGAGGCGGGTGGGCGGGGAACGCAGAACATGGGGAGGAATGCTGCTGTTTCGACCTGGCGCGTCCGTGTTACGCTCACGCGCATGAAATCCACCCGCCATGCAACCGCCCTCCTGACCCTGGCCCTCGCCGCCCTCGCGGCCGGCTGTGGCGAATCCGAGCCCAACAATCCCCAAGAGCCCGAGCTGAAGACCATTCCCATCGCCGAGGCGCGCGCCCTGCCCGCGGGCACGACGGCGAAGATCGAAGGATTCGTCACCGTCGTGCCCAGCACGTTCGAATCATCGACGGGGGAGAAGGGCTTTGCGCTCCAGGACGATACCGGGGGCATTTACGTGAGCGTGCCCGACGGGGTTATCGCCGGGTTTGGCGCGAAGGCCTCCATCACCGGCAAGCTCGCGCAGATGAAGGAGCAGACGGTGCTCATGGCCGACCCGAAGACGATCGAGCCCGGCGGCGAGACCAAGGAGGTGACGCCCGAAGACGTGAAGACCGGCGAGGTGAACGAATCGACCGAGGGGCGTCTCGTGCGGGTGACCGGGCAGGTGACCCAGGCGGTCGCGGACGACCAGCCTTATGGGTACAAGGTATTCGTGGACGACGGCTCGGGCGAGGTGCAGGTATACGTGTCCATCGTGGCGAGCATGCCGATCATCGATACGACCGCGATCATGATGGGCGGGATGATCGAGGTGACGGGGCTCGCGGGACAATACGAGGAGACGTACGAGGTCATGCCGCGCAGGCCCGAGGATCTCGTGATGAAGTGAGGGGCGCGCGCGGCCGCCGTGTTCGTCCGCGTGGCTTTGTATGATGTCCCGCGGACTTCATGGTAGGGTCCCCTGGTCATGATCACGCGCCTCGAGGTGGACGGCTTCAAATCGCTGCGGGATTTCGCGGTGGATCTGGAGCCGTTCACGGTCTTCATCGGGCCGAACAGCGCAGGGAAGTCGAACATCCTGGAGGCGCTGGCCTTGTTGTCGAGGCTTGCGTCGGGGTCGATCACGGAGGCGTTCAAGGGCGGACGGGGGCGAATTACGGACCAGTTCACCCGGCGAGGCGGCGAGAGCGCGAAGGTCATGCGCTTCGCTGTCGAGTTTCTGGTGTACGGGGAATACCCGCGCCCTGAGCCTCGCAATCCCGGAGAGGACTCCTTTCAGAGCCGCTTTCGCTACGAGCTCACGGTCGTGCGGCAGGCCGCGCAATCTGGCGTGGAGCACCTGGTCGCCATGGCCGAGCGGCTCCTGGCGATGCGCCGCGAGGAGGATGCGTGGATCGCGGCCCACCCAGAATTTACCGACCGCGCGGGCTATATGCATGCCGGACAGGATCATTACCTCGACCTGACGAATCCGCACAGGACGCTGACTCACACCGCATTATCGCGCTGGAGCCCTAGCTTGCTGGTCGAACTCGTGCGAGACGATCTCAGGGGCTGCCGTCTCCTGCAGATCGAGCCAGTCCGGATGGGGGAGTCCAGCGATCGTACGGACGCGGAGAAGCTCGCGCCTGACGCGTCGAACCTGCCCACCATCCTTGCCATGCTTCCCGAGCACCTGCTCGGCGAGGTGCGCGCGGACCTCGTGTCCCTGGTCCCTGGCATCGCGTCCTTTGACGTGGTGCCGGAGGGCGACAGTTTTCGCATCGAATTCGAGCTCTCCGGGGGTGATCGACTTCCGGCCCGGCTCGTCTCCGATGGCACGCTCCGGGTACTTGCGCTGCTCACGGCACTGAGAACGGAGCAGCGTGCGCCCATCCTCGGCATCGAAGAGCCGGAGAATGGCATCTACCCGGGTCGGCTTCGCGCCTTGCTCGACCTTCTGCGCGAGGAGAGCGGGCGTCGTCAGGACGATCCGGAGATCCTCACTCCGCTTCAGGCAGATATCCACGCGTTGGGACTAGCGAGAATCGTCTCAAACCTACTTCCGACCCAGATCCTCCTCACCACCCACTCCCCCGTCGTCCTCGCCGCTTTGCACTCTCACTCGAAGCACCTGCGCTTCGTCGACATGGTTCGCCGCAACGGCGAGCGCGTCACGCGTGTCCGCACCGTCGGTGACGTCAAGGCTCCCGGCGAGGGCCGCCTCCACATTTCCCCTCGCGAGATCGACATGCTCCTGCACGCCTCCACGAGCACCGAGGAGGAGGCGGAATGATCTATCTGCGCGCCGGCCTCTTCGCGGAGGGGCCCTCGGATTACCAGTTTCTTTGTCCACTCCTCGATCGGCTGATCGATACCCTCGCCGCGTCGCTCTTCGCCGGAGGTTACGAGCTGGGTGCGACGATGGGCATCGACGCGCCGCAAGGGATGTCGGGCGGGCGGGCCGAGAAAATAGCCGCCGCCGTGGCCGAGCACGCCGAGCTTTGCGAGCTCTTCGTCATTCACGAGGACGGCGGAGGGGACCACGAGGCGGCCAGGAGGACGTGCATCGATCCGGGGCTCGCGGCGGCGCGCGCAGCACAGACAGGTCGCGACGTCATCGGCGTCGCCTGCATCCCCGTGCGCGAGATCGAGGCCTGGATGCTCGCCGACCCGGAGCCTTTCAGGACCGTGCTCGGCAAGAGCGCGACGCCTTCGCT includes:
- a CDS encoding DUF4276 family protein, encoding MIYLRAGLFAEGPSDYQFLCPLLDRLIDTLAASLFAGGYELGATMGIDAPQGMSGGRAEKIAAAVAEHAELCELFVIHEDGGGDHEAARRTCIDPGLAAARAAQTGRDVIGVACIPVREIEAWMLADPEPFRTVLGKSATPSLPQDPERETDPKATLRRILKEGGARRTESIHAIFGERVGVDALRSLPAFQRFENELSDALQKVATVQRRRP
- a CDS encoding glutathione S-transferase family protein, with protein sequence MKLTYFDARGRVEPTRLMLEMTRTPYEYVATPLEAWMSDEARAPVRARTPFGQLPLLEDGGLSLCQSCTIHRYVARKLGLLGNTLEESARVDEVFETGQELYVDAAKFVWDPQFHERRAEHREATRVKLASLAGYFTKMRADPEHWVLPGRYTLADAMMAYALEQLLPLHPGLVEEHPELHHAMTRFFAADGVREYVRSKRRCPTTTVQFAQFGGKPEETHQWTD
- a CDS encoding DNA-binding protein, with the translated sequence MKSTRHATALLTLALAALAAGCGESEPNNPQEPELKTIPIAEARALPAGTTAKIEGFVTVVPSTFESSTGEKGFALQDDTGGIYVSVPDGVIAGFGAKASITGKLAQMKEQTVLMADPKTIEPGGETKEVTPEDVKTGEVNESTEGRLVRVTGQVTQAVADDQPYGYKVFVDDGSGEVQVYVSIVASMPIIDTTAIMMGGMIEVTGLAGQYEETYEVMPRRPEDLVMK
- a CDS encoding AAA family ATPase, giving the protein MITRLEVDGFKSLRDFAVDLEPFTVFIGPNSAGKSNILEALALLSRLASGSITEAFKGGRGRITDQFTRRGGESAKVMRFAVEFLVYGEYPRPEPRNPGEDSFQSRFRYELTVVRQAAQSGVEHLVAMAERLLAMRREEDAWIAAHPEFTDRAGYMHAGQDHYLDLTNPHRTLTHTALSRWSPSLLVELVRDDLRGCRLLQIEPVRMGESSDRTDAEKLAPDASNLPTILAMLPEHLLGEVRADLVSLVPGIASFDVVPEGDSFRIEFELSGGDRLPARLVSDGTLRVLALLTALRTEQRAPILGIEEPENGIYPGRLRALLDLLREESGRRQDDPEILTPLQADIHALGLARIVSNLLPTQILLTTHSPVVLAALHSHSKHLRFVDMVRRNGERVTRVRTVGDVKAPGEGRLHISPREIDMLLHASTSTEEEAE